The genomic interval TGCTGCTGCACAAGCACAACACCACCAAAATCATGATCAAGTCCTTCAGTTTCTCAAAGGACTCAATGAATCATATCATGCAGTTCGTGATCAGGTACTTCTCATTGACCCTTGTCCTTCTCTTAATAAAGTTTTTTCCATGATAATTCATCAAGAAAGACAACGATCTCTGGGCACTCGAACTATTCCCACCATTGCTGCTGTAACATCGAACTCTGCCCCCAATTCTGTACCTGATCCATCCCCTGCTGCAAACCAAACATCAAGAAACAAAAGGCCTCGCCCACACTGTACTCACTGCCAAAAACCAGGGCACTACAAAGATAAGTGCTACTTCTTACATGGTTTCCCACCTGGTTATGGCACTAGAAAACCTGCTGATAACAACAACAGGAAACAAGAAACTGGTTCTACCAGTCGAAACCAACCTCAAACATCTCAAGTCTCCACTACTGATTGCTCTACAAATCAACTCACTTCCGCACAATGTCAACAATTGATTTCCATGCTCACTCAGCAACTAAATCCCACACCAGATGCCTCCACTTCAGATGCACCAATTGCAAATCAATTTTCTGGTAAATTCAATACCCGATCTCCTTTCAATTGGATTATTGACAGTGGTGCTACACACCACGTTTGTTGCAACTTACAATGTTTTTCTTCCATAACACCtaattttaataccaaatatgTCACATTACCAAATGGCTCCCAAGTAAAAATCGAGAATACTGGTACTGTTGTAATCAATAAACACATTACTTTAACAAATGTTCTTTTTGTTCCCCAATTTAGATACAATCTTTTATctgttagttatctcttaaataACAGTCCTTATGTCATAAAATTCGATGCTAACAACTGTTACATCCAGGAGCATTCTCAGATTTTGAAGATTGGGACAGCTAATCAACATGGCAATCTCTACTATTTGCAGCAAGATTCACCTTCTGCAACACCTTTTAAATCAATTTCTTGTAATATCAATATCAATACAAACCAATGGCATACACGCCTTGGTCATCCATATGTACTTGTTACAAATAAACTCAATAAACAAATGAATTTTCACAATGATAttactcattcttttcattgtCCTGTATGCCAATTAGCTAAGCAAAAGAAATTGCCATTTCAGTCCAACAACAATTTTTCAAATGACATATTTGATCTCATTCATATGGACATTTGGGGACCTTATCCCACAACATCAATTGAAGGATATAAATATTTCCTAACAATCGTAGATGACCATTCACGATATACTTGGACATACTTTCTTCGAGCCAAGTCTGATGCTCCACAAATCATACACAACTTCATCAATTATGTCAATGTTCAGTtcaaaactaatataaaatCAATCCTAACTGACAATGCTAAAGAATTGAAACTCACTCAATTCTATACCAGCAAAGGAATAATCAATTTTAATGCTTGCGTGGGTAGACCACAACAAAATTCAGTGGTTGAACGAAAACATCAACACATACTTAATGTGGCTCGTGCTTTAGCTTTTCAGTCTAACCTCCCCTTAGTTTACTGGACTCAACTAGTTCATACGGCTGTTTATCTAATAAATAGAATTCCATCAATCATTCTCAAAGATAAAACACCATTCAAACTTCTTTATCATAAGCCACCTAAGTATGATCACCTCCGAAACTATGGATGTCTAACCTATGCTTCCCATATCAATATCTCTCACAAACTTGCTCCTCGTGCCAGAGCAAGTATCTTCATAGGTTACCCGGAACATATGAAAGCATACACCTTGCTTGACTTACAAAGCAAACAAATCTTTCATTCAAGGGATGTTGTCTTCTATGAAAGCATTTTTCCCttacaaaacaaccaaaataatcacaacatcagcaattttttttcataatcccTCACCACATTTTGTTGACACAACCACTCTTCCTACTCAAGACCCAAAGCAAACTGTAGAAAATATCACTACAGTACCACGACATGTTACAGAAAATAACAACCCATATATTCCACCCCAACCACAATCcaaaaccccaccaaaaacaaaaacagggagaaaaattaaaaagccAACATATCTACAAGCTTACTCTTGTAATTCCACTACATATCCCCTTGCCAACTATCTCTCATATACAAAATTCTCAAAACTTTTTACTGCTGCATTACTTGCTACAGCCCAATGCACAGAACCTACATCCTATGCCGAAGCCTCAAAACACAAAATATGGAACAATGCTATGGATGTGGAAATAGATGCATTAGAGAAAAATCACACTTGGATTGTAGTTCCTCTCCCACCTGGTCAACATGTAATAGGAAACAAATGGGTATATCGCATCAAATATAACCCAGACGGCACAACAGAAAGATTCAAAGCACGGTTAGTAGCCAAAGGCTACAACCAGCAACAAGGGATAGATTTCTTTGACACCTATGCTCCTGTAGCTAAATTCAATACCTTAAAATTGCTCTTTGCTTTAGCAACCATCAAAAATTGGCACCTCCATCACATGGACATAAACAATTCCTTCCTTCATGGAGATTTAcatgaggaagtctatatgaAACTCCCTCAAGGATACACTCCCAAAGGAGTGATTCCCAAAAATGCTGTTTGCAAATTACAAAAGAGCTTGTATGGCCTTAAACAAGCATCTCGTCAATGGTATGCTAAACTCAGCAATACCCTTATCAATCAAGGCTTCAAACAATCTCAAAATGATCACTCATTGTTCATCAAACATCAATCTGGCACCTTCCTTGCACTACTCATCTATGTAGATGACATAATAGTTGCAACAAACAACATGACTGCCTTAAACAATTTCATTTCAACACTTGATGCTCAATTCAAACTTAAAGATTTAGGCAGCCTCCATTTCTTTCTCGACCTTGAGATTGCCTGAAACAACAATGGTATCTCTGTTACACAAAGACCATTCACAGTTCAATTCTTACAAGAAACTGGAACGCTTGGCACAAAACCCGTTTCCACTCCAATGGAACCCAACACTAAACTCAGCCAAGACAATGGTCCACTCTTGGAAAATCCAACACAATACCGCAGCCTCATTGGCAGATTACTTTATCTCACCATCACCAGGCCCGACATCAGCTTCACCGTAAACAAACTTAGTCAATATCTCCAAGCTCCTCGACAACCTCATATGAATGCTGCCATCCGTGTACTTCAATACATTAAAGGAACCCCAGGTCAAGGATTCTACTTCCATGCATCTTCCAACAACAATCTTACATTACAAGCCTTCACGGATGCGGATTGGGGCGCCTGCCTCGATACTCGAAGGTCTATAACTGGCTATTGCATATTCCTTGGCAAATCCCTCATATCTTGGAAGTCCAAAAAGCAGCAAACCGTGTCGAGATCCTCCGCTGAAGCTGAATACCGAGCCATGGCAAACACCACTTGTGAGCTAACATGGTTACACTCCATTCTCAAAGATTTCAACATCACCATCACCATGCCTTCAACTCTGTTTTGCGATAACACAGCTGCTATCCACATATCAGAAAACCCCGTCTATCATGAGTGTACTAAACAAGTAGAGATAGACTGCCACATTGTACGTGAAAAGATAACCAATGGCACACTGAAGATGAACCATGTCTCCTCCAGCAATAACTTAGCCGACATCATGACCAAGCCCCTTTTTCCTGCTCAATTCAACAGTATTATGTCCAAGTTGGGTGTAAAGAATCTCCACACTCCAACTTGAGGGGGTGTATTAGACTTTCCTAGTTTACCCTTAAGTCGGTTAAGTTAGTTTATGATTACACTTCAGTCGGTTATGTTAGTTAGTCCTGCTGTGTTTTATCAACTTGTATATAAAAGGCATTTTCTCATTTGTAACCATTCAGTTCTAACAGTCAATAAAAACAGAATTCTTTTTTCTCTGCTTTCTGCTCTAATACTGGTGGAGTCTTTTCCCTCTTTCCCAAATCTAGGTCCTTATTTTGTTGTCTTTCTATCACTGTGAGTTTGTCATTGGAGTTCACGTCTCCATGGCTTTCAGGCCATTTTTAGGCGTGCTTGGGCATCACCTTGGGCCAAGAGTGACACAATTGAACTAAGAACCTCGAGGGAACAAAATCCAATGGCTGATCCGACTAAAGAGTCATCAAAACCCACCGTGAGATCTATGCCAGAGCCGAGCATATTTGGATCCGATCCAACCAGCTTCAGACCCCGTCGGAGCCCACTGCGATTCATGTCCcctttttgttattataaataaatttggtttttaatttttcagtTGGAATCAATGGCTCCCAAACATTCTTCATATATTCATTGATTTGATTTAGTTTGTGATTTTGTTGGTTTagttttgttttgtattttattgttgttgatttgGATCTAGCAAATgtaatggtggtggtggttgtAATGGTTGAGGTGGAGGTCTGGAAATAGATATGAGATTTAGTTtgatttttgtttgatttttttttttttgtgtgatgTGAATATATATGAAAAGTAGGGAGCAATGGTGGTTTTGATGGTAGCGGCGATGGATGGTGGCGGCGGTGTTGGTGATGGTATAAAGAATGAagatgagaaaaataaaaactggaaaaaaaaaaagaacatatGGTCTGTAATaatgagaaaagaaagaaaacaaatctttttttaaataatttatttaatttaaaattaatttattttaatgttttttttaaataagtcTTTATGCACTTATAAAATTGTGCTATGTGTGTACTATGTCTATGTGTACAACATGAAAAATTCAACATTAACAACACAAAAATTAGTTTAGAAGGTAAACTGCTAAAAGAACTTAAGAGGTTTTACAATCAAAAAATTCGTTTTGATGCTTAGTTATAAGTTAAGTGAAATTTTAAAGGGCTGTTTAGAATGGGTTAATGCTAACAAGGGAATGGTAATGTGAAATATTATCTTATTTGTTTTGATGGTTTAATATTATAATGTTATTACCTTAGTAATATAACTATCATTGAAGAATATATTGTTGATAACTTCAAAAATAGTAAGGttgaattattttcttttattatattaatttgaatacTATTTATGAATTAACTAGGGAACTAAACCGCGCTTCGCGCGATATTccctaatattttttattttttttagtattaattcagtgatataatataaaatatgatattgtgatgtta from Cannabis sativa cultivar Pink pepper isolate KNU-18-1 chromosome 4, ASM2916894v1, whole genome shotgun sequence carries:
- the LOC133036962 gene encoding uncharacterized protein LOC133036962 encodes the protein MYLDTAAEMWNVLNNRFNQGNGPRIFELNENLTYLHQGDDSVSTYFTKLTAIWDEINQLRPRFPCTCAAAAQAQHHQNHDQVLQFLKGLNESYHAVRDQVLLIDPCPSLNKVFSMIIHQERQRSLGTRTIPTIAAVTSNSAPNSVPDPSPAANQTSRNKRPRPHCTHCQKPGHYKDKCYFLHGFPPGYGTRKPADNNNRKQETGSTSRNQPQTSQVSTTDCSTNQLTSAQCQQLISMLTQQLNPTPDASTSDAPIANQFSDFEDWDS